The Candidatus Neomarinimicrobiota bacterium genome contains the following window.
GCGCTTGAGTCTAGCCGACCGGATCTGAAATTCACCGGGATAAAGTTTGCTGAGAACCAGAAGCAGGGCGATTCCCGTTTCCACACTTTCAAAGGAACCTCGGTCGATCAAATTCGTCTCGATTCCCTCACACTTTATCCCCTCATACTTGGGGTGACTGGCAACACCGGGAAGATGTCTCGATGTAAACTCAACCGGCCTGAATCGTACACCGGGAAGGTTAAGATTGTTCATCTGATCCGAGAGCTCTTCACCATCGATCCAGGGAGCTCCCACCCAACGGAACGGATGGGGCGTGCCCCGTCCCTCAGAAACGTTTGTCGCCTCCAGGAGGACCATTCCCGGGTAGAGTATAGCCGTAGTTACATCGGGAATATTCGGAGACGGCCGAACCCAGGCGAGATCGGTTTCATCGTACCATTGATCTCTTTCCCAGGAGATTAGAGGGATTACCTCAAGAGATGGGCTGGAATCAATCCATTCTTCCCCAACGATCATTCTGGCCAGTTCTCCCGGGGTGAGTCCGTATTGCAGCGGAATAGGGTAGTAGCCCACAAAAGACTGGTAGTTCTCCTCGAGAGTCGGTCCACTGATTCGATCGCCGGTCAAAGGGTTCGGTCGGTCGAGAACAACCACCGGAACCCCCGCCTCACCGGCAGCTTCCATCACAAGACCCATGGTCGTGATGAAGGTATAGCACCTCGCACCAACATCCTGGATATCGTAAAGGAGAAGATCGATCCCTTCCAGCATTTCAGGGGTTGGTTTTCGCGTTTTTCCATAGAGGCTGAAGATTGTAGGTAAAGACTCTGCAGGTTCATCGTAGGTCACCGACTCTCCGTCGGAAACTTCGCCAAAAAGGCCATGCTCCGGTGAAAAGAGCGCGACAGCTTTAATCCTCTCCCATATCGGTACACCTTTGCGGTCAAGGCCTGTCTGATTTGTGACGATTCCAATGTGTTTCCCGGAGAGGAGTGTTGTACGGTTTTCGAGGAGGTTGTCAAGTCCTGTGAGCACGTGATGGTTCCTCTGAGATTGGGCGGTGAGGAGAATGAATAGGGTGGGGATCAGAAGAATACTCTTTCGTTTCATTCTCTTTTCATTTTCAGGTCTAACATCTATCCTCGTTTATTCACCAATCACCCACTAAGGAACGCGAAGAAACACGAAAATCCTTAAGGAGGTTAGTGACAAATGATTCTTCTGATTGTCCCAAAATGATTTCGAAGAAAAAATGATTTGCGAAGCATGCTCTGCATAAATTTATGTTTTTATAACCTTTGTGTCACTTGGCGTTCTTGGTGGCTAATACTTCGACCTATAGGATCAGTTGGCGGACGCTGATGATTTCCTCCATGCGGGCAAGTTTGCCCAGAGCCTCCTCACCTAAGGGCTCATCCAGCCGTATCAACCCAAAGGCCAGCTTTGAGTCGCTTTTCCGGCTCAATTGATATCCGGCGATGTTGATCCCGCTGTTGCCAAGGAACGTCCCCACCTTTCCCACTACGCCGGGGACATCTTTGTTATGAACGATAAGCATATTTCCCTTGGGGTTGACGTCCACGTGAAACCCGTCGTAGTAGATAACTCTGGGATGTTTGTCGGAGAAGAGACTCCCTTTCATTTTCAGGGAATAGTCTCCCGAAGTCACCGTCGTGGACACGACGTTGGCATAATCACTTTCACCGTGGCTGTAAGTTTCCTGGACCTGTATGCCGTGAGATTCGGCGACTGCGGCTGCATTGACAATGTTGACAGTGCTGCCGTGGATTTTCTCCAGAAATCCTTTTAGAAAGCCGAGGGTGACCAGTTTCACTTCCGTCAGCGTACCTTGCGTTTCCACTGTGATCTTTTCGGCCGCTCCCGGCACCAACTGCTGTTGGATGCTGCCAAGTTTCTCCGCTAGATCCAGATGGGGCTGAAGAGTGTCCAAAAGAGACAGATCCGAAATGGGAAGGTTGACCGCATTTTCTGCTGAGCCATCAATCAGGAAATTCCGTACCTGCTGGCATACTGCCTTCGTAACCCCGGCCTTCGCCTCCGTTGTTGAAGCTCCCAGATGGGGAGTGAAGAGAATGTTCCTGGCTGAAAGAAGGGGACTCCCTTTTGCTGGCTCGTCTTCGAAAACGTCCACCGCGGCACCTGCAATGATTCCCTCGTCAAGAGCCTTCCTTAGATCCTCTTCCACAATAATCCCGCCCCTGGCACAATTGATGATGACGGCAGAGGATCTCATGGTTTTCAGCCGGTTGATGTCGAACATTCTCCGCGTCGTCTCTGTGGCCGGAATATGAAGTGTCACAATGTCGCTCCTTTTGCACAGATCATCCAAGTCAACAAATTCCAGGTAGTCCAGTTCGTATCGATCCATTTTGACATACGGGTCGTATCCCAAGACCGTCATCCCGAATGGACGAAGACGCTTGATAACCGCCGTGCCCACCTTTCCCAATCCCACGACTCCCAGTGTCTTATTCTGAAGTTCCCTTCCCACCAAAAGGTGTCGATCCCACCTCCCTTCTCTCAGGGAAGCGTAACCTTTGTGAACGTTTCTCAGAAGAGTGAGGGTGAGTGCAATCGAGTGTTCAGCCGCCGATACAGTATTCACCCCAGGTGTATTCATTACCACCACGCCGCGATGGGTTGCCGCTTTCAGATCAATGTTGTCGACGCCGACTCCCGCCCGGCCTATTACCTTCAACCTCTCGGCCTTTTCGAGTAGATCTGCCGTAACCGTGGTCCCACTCCTCAATATCCACCCGTCAGCTTCGGGAAGAATCCTCAGCAATTCTTCGCGATTCTCAAAAGAAACAGTGGCGACATCGATTCCGGAGTCACGAAGAATGGCTATCCCGAATTCATCGATGGGATCAGTGACTAGTACTTTCACCGCTCAATTTCCTCGATGGTCTCATCTATAGCGTCCAGCAGTTCGTCAATCTCGGTCAACTGAATGTCCCCCATGTGAGCGATGCGAAATGTTCTCTCTTTCAGGGGACCGTAGCCTCCAGATATCAGATAACCTTTCTCCAGGAGTCTCGCAAGCAAGTCTGACACCTCAAATTTTCTCGTATTGTCGATGCACGTTACAGTATCCGACTCGAAGCCTTTTTCCGCGAACAGACGGAAATTCTTGCGCGCCCACTGCCTCACGCGCTCTGCCATAAGGTTGTGTCTTCGAAAACGGTTTTCGAGTCCCTCGTCGAAAATGCGCCTCAGCTGTGTTCGAAGGGCGTACATATGAGGAATTGAGGGTGTGGTGGGAGTCTGGGACTTCCTGGCAAATTCATCCATGACCCGAAAATCGAAATAGTACCCTTTATTCGACACTCGGGAGCTCGCATCAAAGGCTCTCTCGGAAACAGAGCAGAGTGCGAACCCCGGAGGAAGAGCCCACCCTTTCTGCACGCTGGCAAGGGCCACGTCGATACCAAGTTTGTCCACTTCTACTTTCACACTGGCCATGGAACTCACCATGTCAACCAACAGAAGAACATCATCGAAATGGTGTGCCGTCTCGGCGATCTCCTCCAAAGGATTTGCCACTCCCGTGGATGTCTCGTTGTGCACGATTGTGATGGTGTCATAACGGTTGGATTCGAGGGCATTCCGAACTGTCTCGGGCTTGATGCTGCATCCGGGGTCCACTTCGAATGGGTCACACGGAATGCCGCAGGAGCGGGTTATTTCATGCCACCGCTTCGAAAAGGCACCGCAGATAAAATTGGCGCACCGCCTGGTCACTGTATTCCGTACGGCGGCCTCCATCAATCCCGTTGCCGAACAGGTGCCAAGATATACCCTGGAATCTGTGAACAGGGTTTTCCGGATTCCCTGGACTATTTCGTCAAACAGTTCTGAGAATTCCTCAGACCGGTGACCTATTGGGTATTCACTCATGGTCCGAAGCACCTCGTCGTGAACATGTGTGGGACCCGGAATGAAGAGCTTTGCCCTTTGCCCCCTGTTCATGTTCTCTCGAGAGAATGCATCACGAGCCCGGCCGGGCACTTCGGGTAGAAATAGGTCGATTTGGGAGGAAGAACGCCATCCTCTGACACAACAGAATAGAGAGATTCAATACCTATGGGATCAAACAGGAAGGCTATCTGGACCACCCCTCTTTCCACGTCGCCAAGACAGTCATCTTCCCGGGAATAATAGCGGACATCAGGAAGTCCCG
Protein-coding sequences here:
- a CDS encoding DUF1343 domain-containing protein, which encodes MKRKSILLIPTLFILLTAQSQRNHHVLTGLDNLLENRTTLLSGKHIGIVTNQTGLDRKGVPIWERIKAVALFSPEHGLFGEVSDGESVTYDEPAESLPTIFSLYGKTRKPTPEMLEGIDLLLYDIQDVGARCYTFITTMGLVMEAAGEAGVPVVVLDRPNPLTGDRISGPTLEENYQSFVGYYPIPLQYGLTPGELARMIVGEEWIDSSPSLEVIPLISWERDQWYDETDLAWVRPSPNIPDVTTAILYPGMVLLEATNVSEGRGTPHPFRWVGAPWIDGEELSDQMNNLNLPGVRFRPVEFTSRHLPGVASHPKYEGIKCEGIETNLIDRGSFESVETGIALLLVLSKLYPGEFQIRSARLKR
- a CDS encoding alanine--glyoxylate aminotransferase family protein gives rise to the protein MNRGQRAKLFIPGPTHVHDEVLRTMSEYPIGHRSEEFSELFDEIVQGIRKTLFTDSRVYLGTCSATGLMEAAVRNTVTRRCANFICGAFSKRWHEITRSCGIPCDPFEVDPGCSIKPETVRNALESNRYDTITIVHNETSTGVANPLEEIAETAHHFDDVLLLVDMVSSMASVKVEVDKLGIDVALASVQKGWALPPGFALCSVSERAFDASSRVSNKGYYFDFRVMDEFARKSQTPTTPSIPHMYALRTQLRRIFDEGLENRFRRHNLMAERVRQWARKNFRLFAEKGFESDTVTCIDNTRKFEVSDLLARLLEKGYLISGGYGPLKERTFRIAHMGDIQLTEIDELLDAIDETIEEIER
- the serA gene encoding phosphoglycerate dehydrogenase encodes the protein MKVLVTDPIDEFGIAILRDSGIDVATVSFENREELLRILPEADGWILRSGTTVTADLLEKAERLKVIGRAGVGVDNIDLKAATHRGVVVMNTPGVNTVSAAEHSIALTLTLLRNVHKGYASLREGRWDRHLLVGRELQNKTLGVVGLGKVGTAVIKRLRPFGMTVLGYDPYVKMDRYELDYLEFVDLDDLCKRSDIVTLHIPATETTRRMFDINRLKTMRSSAVIINCARGGIIVEEDLRKALDEGIIAGAAVDVFEDEPAKGSPLLSARNILFTPHLGASTTEAKAGVTKAVCQQVRNFLIDGSAENAVNLPISDLSLLDTLQPHLDLAEKLGSIQQQLVPGAAEKITVETQGTLTEVKLVTLGFLKGFLEKIHGSTVNIVNAAAVAESHGIQVQETYSHGESDYANVVSTTVTSGDYSLKMKGSLFSDKHPRVIYYDGFHVDVNPKGNMLIVHNKDVPGVVGKVGTFLGNSGINIAGYQLSRKSDSKLAFGLIRLDEPLGEEALGKLARMEEIISVRQLIL